A single region of the Candidatus Zixiibacteriota bacterium genome encodes:
- a CDS encoding YraN family protein, with translation MRTRVAKPTSRQMSPPGRAGEGIAADYLEGKGYVIVARNWRSPQTRNEIDLIVEDGDCLVFVEVKTARTTRFGDPVTWIPSRKQAAIARAAAAYRVALKPRHREFRFDAIAIGPPARGRKRALTHVTGAFTLGEGWTV, from the coding sequence TTGCGTACGCGCGTGGCGAAACCGACCTCGCGACAGATGTCGCCGCCCGGCCGAGCCGGGGAGGGGATTGCCGCCGACTACCTCGAAGGCAAGGGGTACGTCATCGTCGCGCGCAACTGGCGCTCACCGCAGACCAGAAACGAGATCGATCTGATCGTCGAGGACGGGGATTGTCTGGTCTTCGTCGAGGTTAAAACTGCCCGCACGACGCGGTTCGGCGACCCTGTCACATGGATACCGTCCCGGAAACAGGCGGCGATCGCACGTGCGGCCGCGGCCTACAGGGTTGCCCTAAAACCGCGACATCGGGAGTTCCGGTTCGATGCCATTGCGATCGGTCCACCTGCACGCGGCCGGAAGCGGGCACTCACGCACGTTACGGGAGCGTTCACGTTGGGTGAGGGGTGGACGGTGTAG
- a CDS encoding ribonuclease HII has translation MDRWHFERHFWNGGIARVAGVDEVGRGPLAGPVIAVAVILDEHFDDPGIADSKTLTPAQRLALYPRIASGATAWGVGSVDPADIDRMNILRATFLAMRRALSQLPVVPQGVLVDGKAHIPEIDWPQRAIIGGDRASLSIGAASILAKEIRDRVMEEYDASYPGYGFARHKGYATAEHLEALRRLGPSPIHRRSFAPVRDWRQGSLVLMG, from the coding sequence ATGGACCGTTGGCACTTCGAGCGCCATTTCTGGAACGGCGGAATCGCGCGTGTCGCGGGGGTGGATGAAGTCGGTCGCGGCCCGCTGGCCGGGCCGGTGATCGCCGTCGCCGTGATCCTCGATGAGCACTTCGATGATCCCGGGATCGCCGACTCCAAGACACTCACGCCGGCGCAGCGTCTGGCCCTCTATCCACGGATCGCCTCCGGCGCAACGGCATGGGGTGTCGGGTCGGTGGACCCGGCGGACATTGACCGCATGAATATTCTGCGGGCGACGTTCCTGGCGATGCGCCGGGCGTTGTCCCAGCTTCCGGTTGTTCCCCAGGGCGTGTTGGTCGATGGCAAGGCGCACATCCCCGAGATCGACTGGCCGCAGCGTGCCATCATCGGCGGAGATCGTGCGAGTCTCTCGATCGGAGCCGCTTCGATTCTGGCCAAGGAGATCCGTGACCGGGTGATGGAGGAGTATGACGCCTCGTATCCGGGATATGGATTTGCGCGGCACAAAGGATACGCCACCGCCGAGCACCTGGAGGCGCTGCGGCGCCTCGGCCCGTCGCCGATTCACCGCCGGAGCTTCGCGCCGGTGCGCGATTGGCGGCAGGGTTCTCTCGTCTTGATGGGATGA
- the rplS gene encoding 50S ribosomal protein L19 produces the protein MIDVTTVGLPERETPIVPFNAGDVVRVHVKIKEGDKERIQVFQGTVIQRRGSGAGASFTVRKLSAGIGVERIFPLHSPHVAKVEVLKQGKVRRAKLFYMRGLTGRSAKVKERKGETERAEGGE, from the coding sequence ATGATTGATGTGACCACGGTCGGGCTGCCCGAACGGGAAACCCCGATCGTACCGTTCAACGCGGGCGACGTCGTGCGCGTGCACGTGAAGATCAAAGAGGGCGACAAGGAGCGCATCCAGGTGTTCCAGGGGACGGTGATCCAGCGTCGCGGCAGCGGGGCGGGCGCCAGCTTCACGGTGCGCAAGCTCTCGGCCGGGATTGGCGTGGAACGCATCTTCCCTCTGCATTCGCCGCATGTCGCCAAGGTGGAAGTCCTCAAGCAGGGGAAGGTCCGTCGCGCCAAGTTATTCTACATGCGCGGTCTGACCGGCCGCTCGGCGAAGGTCAAGGAGCGCAAGGGTGAGACCGAGAGAGCCGAGGGTGGTGAGTAG
- the trmD gene encoding tRNA (guanosine(37)-N1)-methyltransferase TrmD, with protein MTLRIDIVTAFPPMFAGFLGESLMARAMDQGILAVSVHDLRDYSDDPVHRTIDDAPFGGGGGMILKAEPIARAVEDLRGVVGGDGVCIVPTAQGPCFDQHAADELSGEEHLIFVCGHYTGIDERVFEYLRPRRYSIGDYVLSGGELPAMVMVEAIARRRPGFLRNDESARGDSFVRGDGGLGAPQYTRPAQWRGLDVPDVLVSGHHAQVAAWRQEQAEAMTRRFRPDLLAPATPGNANKIES; from the coding sequence GTGACCTTGCGCATTGATATCGTGACGGCGTTCCCGCCGATGTTTGCCGGCTTTCTGGGTGAATCGCTGATGGCGCGGGCGATGGATCAGGGAATTCTGGCCGTGAGCGTGCATGATCTGCGAGATTACTCCGATGATCCTGTCCATCGCACGATCGATGATGCGCCCTTCGGGGGCGGCGGCGGTATGATCCTGAAGGCGGAGCCGATTGCACGGGCGGTGGAAGACTTGCGCGGGGTGGTCGGAGGCGATGGCGTTTGCATTGTCCCCACGGCGCAGGGGCCCTGTTTTGACCAACATGCCGCCGATGAGTTGTCGGGCGAAGAGCATTTGATCTTTGTCTGCGGTCATTACACGGGGATAGATGAACGCGTCTTCGAATACCTGAGGCCGCGGCGCTACAGTATCGGCGACTATGTCCTTTCCGGCGGGGAGTTGCCGGCGATGGTCATGGTCGAGGCGATCGCGCGGCGACGGCCGGGTTTTCTGAGGAACGATGAATCGGCTCGCGGCGATTCGTTCGTGCGCGGCGACGGCGGTCTCGGCGCGCCCCAGTATACGCGCCCGGCCCAATGGCGCGGGCTGGATGTCCCGGATGTGCTGGTGTCGGGACATCACGCGCAGGTGGCGGCATGGCGACAAGAACAGGCCGAGGCCATGACCCGTCGCTTTCGCCCGGATCTCCTGGCACCCGCGACGCCGGGGAACGCGAACAAGATTGAGAGTTGA